Proteins from a single region of Gambusia affinis linkage group LG12, SWU_Gaff_1.0, whole genome shotgun sequence:
- the LOC122841263 gene encoding ATP-dependent zinc metalloprotease YME1L1-like isoform X1, which yields MMFSLSMSVQPQVTLPLSHLINILHPLKSSVGSSSSVTCTSRKQKEHAPDADPHRTEHALSAGNLRELGLSDLGKQQLDELVSQVLPRLSPQETPPPAWGQSPWRTSHLSSHSFFHNKHGFSLGALPLMPPAYLNKHPSPLQTVCTELRHWPVMFQNRGFKTLRTKTRRVQSAFERPADSETFAPSFIKGFLTRGKGLDADSLDGLVRNKNIPDGHQEAFKRGFADGFLKAQALTQRTQDSLRRTRLFLLVLLLVGLYGISKTPFISVRFRTTTGLDSAVDPVQMKNVTFEHVKGVEEAKNELQEVVEFLKNPQKFTALGGKLPKGVLLVGPPGTGKTLLARAVAGEADVPFYYASGSEFDEMFVGVGASRIRNLFREAKANAPCVIFIDELDSVGGKRIESPMHPYSRQTINQLLAEMDGFKPNEGVIIIGATNFPEALDNALIRPGRFDMQVTVPKPDVKGRTEILNWYLKKIKVDQAIEANVIARGTVGFSGADLENLVNQAALKAAVDGKDIVTMKELEFAKDKILMGPERRSAEVDQKNKLITAYHESGHAIVAYYTKDAMPINKATIMPRGPSLGHVSMLPENDRWSETRSQLLAQMDVSMGGRVAEEIIFGHENITTGASSDFDSATRIAKMMVTRYGMCEKLGVMTYSDLTTQSPETQAAVEQEVRVLLKDSYERAKSLLKSHAKEHKNLADALLMYETLDAKEIQLVLEGKTLETR from the exons ATGATGTTTTCCTTATCAATGTCGGTCCAGCCACAG GTGACTCTGCCTCTCAGTCACCTCATCAACATCCTTCACCCCCTGAAGAGCTCAGTgggaagcagcagcagtgtcACCTGCAcgtcaagaaaacaaaaggagcaTGCCCCGGATGCAGATCCCCACCGTACAGAG CACGCGCTCTCCGCCGGGAACCTCCGGGAGCTCGGTTTGTCCGACCTCGGAAAGCAGCAGCTGGACGAGCTGGTGAGCCAGGTGTTGCCACGCTTGAGCCCGCAGGAGACGCCCCCTCCTGCCTGGGGACAGTCGCCATGGAGGACCTCCCACCTCTCTTCTCACTCCTTTTTCCACAATAAGCACG GCTTTTCTTTGGGCGCCTTGCCCCTGATGCCTCCTGCTTACTTAAACAAGCACCCGTCTCCCCTTCAGACGGTCTGCACAGAGCTGAGACACTGGCCAG tgatgtttCAGAACAGAGGCTTCAAAACTCTAAGGACCAAAACCAGGCGAGTGCAGTCGGCCTTCGAACGGCCTGCCGACTCCGAGACTTTCGCACCGTCTTTCATCAAG GGTTTCCTGACGCGCGGTAAGGGGCTGGACGCTGATAGCCTGGATGGTCTGGTGAGGAACAAGAACATACCTGATGGACACCAGGAGGCGTTCAAGAGGGGCTTCGCTGATGGTTTCCTCAAAGCTCAGGCGCTGACGCAGCGCACCCAAG ACTCTCTGAGGAGAACTCGTCTGTTCCTGCTGGTCCTGCTTCTGGTCGGGCTCTACGGCATCTCCAAGACTCCGTTCATATCTG TTCGCTTCCGAACAACAACAGGCCTGGACTCAGCCGTGGACCCGGTGCAGATGAAAAATGTGACGTTCGAGCACGTGAAGGGCGTCGAGGAAGCCAAAAACGAGCTGCAGGAGGTGGTGGAGTTCCTGAAGAACCCGCAGAAGTTCACGGCCCTCGGAGGAAAGCTGCCAAAGG GCGTTCTGCTCGTTGGTCCTCCAGGGACAGGAAAGACTCTGCTGGCCCGAGCCGTGGCCGGAGAGGCCGACGTGCCGTTTTACTACGCCTCTGGTTCAGAGTTTGACGAGATGTTTGTTGGCGTTGGAGCGAGTCGCATCAGGAACCTTTTCA GGGAGGCTAAAGCTAACGCTCCGTGTGTGATCTTCATCGACGAACTGGACAGCGTGGGAGGGAAAAGGATCGAGTCTCCTATGCACCCTTACTCCAGACAGACCATCAACCAGCTGCTTGCCGAGATGGACGG GTTTAAACCTAATGAGGGGGTGATCATCATTGGAGCAACTAACTTCCCAGAGGCTCTGGATAA CGCGCTGATCCGCCCGGGGCGTTTTGACATGCAGGTGACCGTACCCAAACCAGACGTGAAGGGACGGACGGAGATTCTCAACTGGTACCTGAAGAAGATCAAAGTAGATCAAG CCATTGAGGCCAACGTTATCGCCCGGGGAACAGTCGGATTCTCTGGCGCCGATCTGGAAAATCTGGTGAACCAGGCCGCCTTGAAGGCAGCAGTCGATGGCAAAGACATAGTCACCATGAAGGAGCTGGAGTTCGCTAAAGACAAAATCCTCATGG gcCCTGAGAGAAGGAGCGCAGAAGTAGACCAGAAGAACAAGCTCATCACGGCGTACCACGAGTCTGGTCACGCCATCGTAGCGTACTACACCAAAGACGCCATGCCGATTAACAAGGCCACCATCATGCCCAGAGGCCCGAGTCTGGGACAC GTGTCCATGCTTCCGGAGAACGACAGGTGGAGCGAGACTCGCTCTCAGCTTCTGGCACAGATGGACGTCAGTATGGGCGGCCGTGTGGCAGAGGAGATTATTTTTGGCCATGAAAACATCACAACAG GCGCATCGAGCGACTTCGATAGCGCTACCAGGATTGCCAAGATGATGGTGACCCGATACGGGATGTGTGAGAAG TTAGGCGTGATGACCTACTCCGACCTGACAACCCAAAGTCCGGAGACACAAGCTGCTGTGGAGCAAGAAGTCAGGGTTCTGCTGAAG gactCCTACGAGCGTGCCAAATCCTTGCTGAAGTCTCACGCCAAGGAGCACAAGAACCTGGCCGACGCTCTGCTCATGTACGAGACGCTGGACGCCAAAGAGATTCAGCTGGTCCTGGAGGGCAAAACGCTGGAGACCAGATAA
- the LOC122841263 gene encoding ATP-dependent zinc metalloprotease YME1L1-like isoform X2: MMFSLSMSVQPQVTLPLSHLINILHPLKSSVGSSSSVTCTSRKQKEHAPDADPHRTEHALSAGNLRELGLSDLGKQQLDELVSQVLPRLSPQETPPPAWGQSPWRTSHLSSHSFFHNKHGFSLGALPLMPPAYLNKHPSPLQTVCTELRHWPVMFQNRGFKTLRTKTRRVQSAFERPADSETFAPSFIKGFLTRGKGLDADSLDGLVRNKNIPDGHQEAFKRGFADGFLKAQALTQRTQDSLRRTRLFLLVLLLVGLYGISKTPFISGLDSAVDPVQMKNVTFEHVKGVEEAKNELQEVVEFLKNPQKFTALGGKLPKGVLLVGPPGTGKTLLARAVAGEADVPFYYASGSEFDEMFVGVGASRIRNLFREAKANAPCVIFIDELDSVGGKRIESPMHPYSRQTINQLLAEMDGFKPNEGVIIIGATNFPEALDNALIRPGRFDMQVTVPKPDVKGRTEILNWYLKKIKVDQAIEANVIARGTVGFSGADLENLVNQAALKAAVDGKDIVTMKELEFAKDKILMGPERRSAEVDQKNKLITAYHESGHAIVAYYTKDAMPINKATIMPRGPSLGHVSMLPENDRWSETRSQLLAQMDVSMGGRVAEEIIFGHENITTGASSDFDSATRIAKMMVTRYGMCEKLGVMTYSDLTTQSPETQAAVEQEVRVLLKDSYERAKSLLKSHAKEHKNLADALLMYETLDAKEIQLVLEGKTLETR; the protein is encoded by the exons ATGATGTTTTCCTTATCAATGTCGGTCCAGCCACAG GTGACTCTGCCTCTCAGTCACCTCATCAACATCCTTCACCCCCTGAAGAGCTCAGTgggaagcagcagcagtgtcACCTGCAcgtcaagaaaacaaaaggagcaTGCCCCGGATGCAGATCCCCACCGTACAGAG CACGCGCTCTCCGCCGGGAACCTCCGGGAGCTCGGTTTGTCCGACCTCGGAAAGCAGCAGCTGGACGAGCTGGTGAGCCAGGTGTTGCCACGCTTGAGCCCGCAGGAGACGCCCCCTCCTGCCTGGGGACAGTCGCCATGGAGGACCTCCCACCTCTCTTCTCACTCCTTTTTCCACAATAAGCACG GCTTTTCTTTGGGCGCCTTGCCCCTGATGCCTCCTGCTTACTTAAACAAGCACCCGTCTCCCCTTCAGACGGTCTGCACAGAGCTGAGACACTGGCCAG tgatgtttCAGAACAGAGGCTTCAAAACTCTAAGGACCAAAACCAGGCGAGTGCAGTCGGCCTTCGAACGGCCTGCCGACTCCGAGACTTTCGCACCGTCTTTCATCAAG GGTTTCCTGACGCGCGGTAAGGGGCTGGACGCTGATAGCCTGGATGGTCTGGTGAGGAACAAGAACATACCTGATGGACACCAGGAGGCGTTCAAGAGGGGCTTCGCTGATGGTTTCCTCAAAGCTCAGGCGCTGACGCAGCGCACCCAAG ACTCTCTGAGGAGAACTCGTCTGTTCCTGCTGGTCCTGCTTCTGGTCGGGCTCTACGGCATCTCCAAGACTCCGTTCATATCTG GCCTGGACTCAGCCGTGGACCCGGTGCAGATGAAAAATGTGACGTTCGAGCACGTGAAGGGCGTCGAGGAAGCCAAAAACGAGCTGCAGGAGGTGGTGGAGTTCCTGAAGAACCCGCAGAAGTTCACGGCCCTCGGAGGAAAGCTGCCAAAGG GCGTTCTGCTCGTTGGTCCTCCAGGGACAGGAAAGACTCTGCTGGCCCGAGCCGTGGCCGGAGAGGCCGACGTGCCGTTTTACTACGCCTCTGGTTCAGAGTTTGACGAGATGTTTGTTGGCGTTGGAGCGAGTCGCATCAGGAACCTTTTCA GGGAGGCTAAAGCTAACGCTCCGTGTGTGATCTTCATCGACGAACTGGACAGCGTGGGAGGGAAAAGGATCGAGTCTCCTATGCACCCTTACTCCAGACAGACCATCAACCAGCTGCTTGCCGAGATGGACGG GTTTAAACCTAATGAGGGGGTGATCATCATTGGAGCAACTAACTTCCCAGAGGCTCTGGATAA CGCGCTGATCCGCCCGGGGCGTTTTGACATGCAGGTGACCGTACCCAAACCAGACGTGAAGGGACGGACGGAGATTCTCAACTGGTACCTGAAGAAGATCAAAGTAGATCAAG CCATTGAGGCCAACGTTATCGCCCGGGGAACAGTCGGATTCTCTGGCGCCGATCTGGAAAATCTGGTGAACCAGGCCGCCTTGAAGGCAGCAGTCGATGGCAAAGACATAGTCACCATGAAGGAGCTGGAGTTCGCTAAAGACAAAATCCTCATGG gcCCTGAGAGAAGGAGCGCAGAAGTAGACCAGAAGAACAAGCTCATCACGGCGTACCACGAGTCTGGTCACGCCATCGTAGCGTACTACACCAAAGACGCCATGCCGATTAACAAGGCCACCATCATGCCCAGAGGCCCGAGTCTGGGACAC GTGTCCATGCTTCCGGAGAACGACAGGTGGAGCGAGACTCGCTCTCAGCTTCTGGCACAGATGGACGTCAGTATGGGCGGCCGTGTGGCAGAGGAGATTATTTTTGGCCATGAAAACATCACAACAG GCGCATCGAGCGACTTCGATAGCGCTACCAGGATTGCCAAGATGATGGTGACCCGATACGGGATGTGTGAGAAG TTAGGCGTGATGACCTACTCCGACCTGACAACCCAAAGTCCGGAGACACAAGCTGCTGTGGAGCAAGAAGTCAGGGTTCTGCTGAAG gactCCTACGAGCGTGCCAAATCCTTGCTGAAGTCTCACGCCAAGGAGCACAAGAACCTGGCCGACGCTCTGCTCATGTACGAGACGCTGGACGCCAAAGAGATTCAGCTGGTCCTGGAGGGCAAAACGCTGGAGACCAGATAA
- the LOC122841829 gene encoding ras-related protein Rab-18-B isoform X2, producing MDEDVLTTLKLLIIGESGVGKSSLLLRFTEDTFDPEQSATIGVDFKVKTLAIEGNKAKLAIWDTAGQERFRTLTPSYYRGAQGVILVYDVTRRDSFTKLENWLNELETYSTRDDIVKMLVGNKIDKDDREVDRNEGLKFARKHSMLFIEASAKTKDGVQCAFEELVEKILQTPGLWESDNQGQKVQLGQQEQGRGRACGGYCSIP from the exons ATGGACGAGGACGTACTGACCACCCTGAAGCTGCTGATAATTGGAGAAAGCGGAGTGGGGAAGTCCAG CCTCCTCCTGAGGTTCACAGAAGACACTTTTGACCCAGAGCAGTCAGCCACAATAG GTGTGGACTTCAAAGTAAAGACTCTTGCAATTGaaggaaacaaagcaaagcTAGCCATTTGG gACACGGCTGGACAGGAGAGGTTTCGCACGCTGACGCCCAGCTACTACCGCGGCGCTCAGGGAGTCATACTCG TATACGACGTCACCCGGCGCGACTCTTTCACGAAGCTCGAAAACTGGTTGAACGAACTGGAAACTTACTCGACACGCGACGACATTGTCAAAATGCTGGTCGGCAACAAAATCGATAAG GATGACCGTGAAGTGGACAGAAATGAAGGACTGAAATTTGCCAGGAAACACTCGATGCTTTTTATTG AGGCCAGTGCTAAGACCAAAGATGGCGTCCAGTGTGCCTTCGAGGAGCTAGTGGagaagatcctccagactccGGGGCTCTGGGAGAGCGACAACCAGGGTCAGAAGGTCCAGCTGGGGCAGCAGGAGCAGGGCAGGGGTCGGGCGTGTGGCGGATACTGCTCCATACCCTGA
- the LOC122841829 gene encoding ras-related protein Rab-18-B isoform X1 gives MCCFSPPQYPAEHPVHFQCVLVFPYSLLLRFTEDTFDPEQSATIGVDFKVKTLAIEGNKAKLAIWDTAGQERFRTLTPSYYRGAQGVILVYDVTRRDSFTKLENWLNELETYSTRDDIVKMLVGNKIDKDDREVDRNEGLKFARKHSMLFIEASAKTKDGVQCAFEELVEKILQTPGLWESDNQGQKVQLGQQEQGRGRACGGYCSIP, from the exons ATGTGTTGTT TTTCCCCCCCACAATATCCTGCTGAACATCCTGTTCATTTCCAATGTGTCCTTGTTTTCCCTTACAGCCTCCTCCTGAGGTTCACAGAAGACACTTTTGACCCAGAGCAGTCAGCCACAATAG GTGTGGACTTCAAAGTAAAGACTCTTGCAATTGaaggaaacaaagcaaagcTAGCCATTTGG gACACGGCTGGACAGGAGAGGTTTCGCACGCTGACGCCCAGCTACTACCGCGGCGCTCAGGGAGTCATACTCG TATACGACGTCACCCGGCGCGACTCTTTCACGAAGCTCGAAAACTGGTTGAACGAACTGGAAACTTACTCGACACGCGACGACATTGTCAAAATGCTGGTCGGCAACAAAATCGATAAG GATGACCGTGAAGTGGACAGAAATGAAGGACTGAAATTTGCCAGGAAACACTCGATGCTTTTTATTG AGGCCAGTGCTAAGACCAAAGATGGCGTCCAGTGTGCCTTCGAGGAGCTAGTGGagaagatcctccagactccGGGGCTCTGGGAGAGCGACAACCAGGGTCAGAAGGTCCAGCTGGGGCAGCAGGAGCAGGGCAGGGGTCGGGCGTGTGGCGGATACTGCTCCATACCCTGA